CGAGACCGGGTCCACTGATACCGAGGCCAAGAGACTGGGCACCGATGCCGAGAGGACTAACACCGAGGCCGAGAGGAGCGGCGAGGATGTCCTCCGCGGTGATAGCGACGGCGCCGCTGCCGCAGTTGTAGGCCACGTTACCGGCGCCGGCGGTGGGCAGCACTCCCTCGAGACCGACGGTGCCCAGGAACGGCACTGCTCCAGAAACGGCAAGGATACCATCGATCGCGTTCTCAGAGGCTACAGACACGCCGACCGGGGAGATTGGAGAGGCGCTGGAGATGGCCAGCCCGGGTCCATTTGATGCGGCCAAAGCGGAGGCGGGACCGGCGCAGCCCCAACCACAGGGAGCAGCTACCAAGGGGGCAGCAGCGCAGGGAGCAGTCAACGTCTCCAAAACACCCAAACATTGCGCAGGGATGCTCTGTAAACCAAAAACGTTTATGTATTTCTGGAATCCTTATCCATTccctaacaaaaataatatgaaaagtaACAATTAATTCACCAGAAATCAACGACAACCCATAATTCCACTAGTGGCCAGAATAATAATTCAATAGTTATAAAAACTTTATGTCTCAGTTTGCAAAGGAGAGAGTACTTCCAATTTCTTATCATAATTCCTGTTAaacattatttaacattttgttcAACATTTTTAACCTAAACTGTCTGCTGAGGAACTCGATTCATTAAACTGTTGTTTGTGAgactattattaaattttatgggCTCTTTAATCCACTTTTGTTGGATAGACATAGACATACCTGGAAGAGGAGTGCCTGAGCGCAAAGGATGAGTAGAGCCTTGGCGACCATTTTGATTGTAGTTGAAGTGGACAATGTCGCGCTACACACCGGCCGCGGTTTATATTGTTCATTTATCACACATAATATGTAGAAATTTCGTCTCGAGTAAGAAAGTATGAATGTGTCGTCAGAAAGTTTCGTTCAttcattttcaataaaattggtaactgacatgaataattatttttttactatataataatatgtatttaatatacatGCTTCTAATTTTAATCTTTCAAGGACaatgatctatgaatattcATCACTTAATCTGTAAAACTAAAGAGACCATACGAATAGCTTAAATTAAAAGAGGCGTTAAATGTATTAAAGTTTTACGAATCTTctactaatatttatttactctAATAAGTAGCTAGGCGTAAGACATCTGCAAATACAACTTACAAAATTCTTATTTTgcaaagttttatacaaaagtcTGATAACTCAGAAATTCTGTGCTTATGTTGTGgtagtaaataatatgttattattggtttcttaaacatttaaaaataaaaaacctatGAATTACTTTCTCTTGAGATCTTGATTATCATGCTCGTTGCTACAAGAACAAAAATGAGGGGTGCTTTACCTACTCAGGTAAAATTTGCCTGATGTAACTTTTGCTCACCATTGCTATACTAAAACTTATGAGGTTTATCGAGCATTATAGTAAACGTGACgtgattaaaattttaacagtaTATATAGCCCAGACCGAGCAGGACATCATTGTGTACCGAACTCAGTCGATACAGACATGTCTCGCTTCGCCTTCGTCGTCCTCGCCTGCCTGCTCCAGGTGGGTGTCATGAGTCTTCTCGGCTATGGAGGATATTCTTCCAAGAATATCCATCATATAACCGAAGTTTGATTACAACAAGTGAGATATTTACCTACTGAGAGAGAAATGTATgagaaaataattaagtaacgTTTTGATTCTAGAATGTATACAGCCAGTGCATCAGCGCGGGCTGGCCGGCCGCCACCATCGGCGCGCCGTGCGGCTGCGGCGCCGAGCTGGTCGGCCCCCTCGGCCTGGGCATCGCCGGCCCCGCCGGTCTTGGCCTCGCCGGCCCCACTGGCCTGGGTCTGGCCGGCCCCCTCAGCCTCGGCATCGCCGGCCCCGCTGGCCTGGGTCTGGCCGGCCCCCTCGGCCTGGGCGTCGCCGGCCCCGCGTACGGCGGCGTCGGCATCGGCGAGGTGGCCGTGGCCGGCGAGCTGGGAGTGGCCGGTAACACCGCCGTGGCCGGCCAGGTGCCCATCCTCGGCGCCGTGGAGTTCGGCGGCATCGTGCCCGCCGGCGGCGCGGTCTCCATCGGCGGCAGCTGCGCCTGCGGCTGCAACAGCCTCGCTGGACCTTGGATCATGTAAAGATGTCTTTGAGCTACCCTCATAGACATCTTTACATCATATCTTTTTAATCGAAGATATTAGGTGTTAAACGACTGACAGTTCCTAGGacgatgtaaaaatatttatgctttaattaatgttaatttatatctgggggcacgggagtgcccccgccaagatgagccaagcgaagcgcgcaagggaactacctaccttttctcgaaacgtttcgtcgtatttttgaaccctcgtaactttggtttgaataatgtcagatagttgaaatttttaagatataatgacatgggtatagttattaaatgcgcaaatttcgaatatc
This genomic window from Aricia agestis chromosome 2, ilAriAges1.1, whole genome shotgun sequence contains:
- the LOC121735649 gene encoding chorion class B protein PC10-like translates to MVAKALLILCAQALLFQSIPAQCLGVLETLTAPCAAAPLVAAPCGWGCAGPASALAASNGPGLAISSASPISPVGVSVASENAIDGILAVSGAVPFLGTVGLEGVLPTAGAGNVAYNCGSGAVAITAEDILAAPLGLGVSPLGIGAQSLGLGISGPGLGVGPLGVGLGAIGCGCNAIL
- the LOC121735686 gene encoding chorion class A proteins Ld24-like — encoded protein: MSRFAFVVLACLLQNVYSQCISAGWPAATIGAPCGCGAELVGPLGLGIAGPAGLGLAGPTGLGLAGPLSLGIAGPAGLGLAGPLGLGVAGPAYGGVGIGEVAVAGELGVAGNTAVAGQVPILGAVEFGGIVPAGGAVSIGGSCACGCNSLAGPWIM